The Sneathiella sp. P13V-1 genome includes a window with the following:
- a CDS encoding adenylate/guanylate cyclase domain-containing protein encodes MRQFSIAMVLTMSFGTLVTCAVLSVLTISLYSGLANTRDLLEEKATSELASVEQNLRNLLNPVERQVQFLSELIYREEVDINDPKSINQALLTSLSGMNENVGISVVYPDFSSRVATRYDKKIEYNPPVEPEGQDSLKEVLMTGVGHWGPLIYSPEVHETLMAFRQPIIRNEKFIGLVIGGIPVSEVRRAVQLDGLSRNDGRFILYGKEHILTYDGFQVHSDKLTYKGVAPKLSEIPDPVLSAIWSAERKDFKWVKPKGAMQGHFIELNDETYQFIYTSVEGYTDKPLIVGYKVKFEDVAGALKRLAWAGFAGLGILIVSCIIAILIGRRIAGSVHTISEASQKISKLNFNEVGTLPPSHLKELHEASEAYNTMLRGLSWFENYVPKSLVRKLMETGEAHSETRSVTVMFTDICEFTPFAENMSSEDVASLLNQHFELVTACIEKEGGTVDKFIGDAVMAFWGAPEYQEDHAARACRAALAITETIERDNEKRRQEGRAPVKMRIGIHTGDLVVGNIGSSGRLNYTVVGDTVNIAQRIEQLGKSIQIDPQPDVLALISTTTADQAGEHFPYQSVGVHRVKGRKEEVDVCRLHQAEASRPNEMEVGA; translated from the coding sequence ATGCGGCAATTCTCCATTGCAATGGTCCTGACCATGAGCTTTGGAACATTGGTAACATGCGCCGTTCTCTCGGTCCTCACGATCAGCCTCTATTCCGGACTTGCAAATACAAGGGATCTTCTTGAAGAAAAGGCAACATCTGAACTGGCTTCTGTTGAACAGAACTTAAGGAACTTGCTCAACCCGGTTGAAAGACAGGTTCAGTTCCTGTCCGAACTGATTTATCGCGAAGAAGTCGATATTAATGACCCCAAAAGCATTAACCAGGCGCTCTTAACCTCTTTAAGCGGCATGAACGAAAATGTCGGTATCTCTGTTGTTTATCCGGATTTCAGCAGCCGCGTTGCAACTCGTTATGACAAGAAGATTGAATATAATCCTCCGGTGGAGCCGGAAGGCCAAGACAGCTTGAAGGAAGTCTTGATGACGGGAGTCGGCCATTGGGGTCCCCTTATCTATTCACCTGAAGTCCACGAAACCCTCATGGCTTTTCGCCAACCGATTATCCGGAATGAGAAATTTATCGGCCTGGTTATAGGAGGTATTCCTGTAAGTGAAGTCAGACGCGCGGTCCAGCTTGACGGGCTGTCCAGAAATGACGGCCGGTTTATTCTTTATGGTAAAGAACATATTCTAACCTATGACGGTTTTCAGGTTCATTCAGATAAACTGACCTATAAGGGCGTCGCTCCAAAACTTTCTGAAATTCCTGACCCGGTGCTGTCAGCGATTTGGAGCGCAGAGCGAAAAGACTTTAAATGGGTGAAGCCCAAAGGGGCCATGCAAGGCCATTTCATCGAACTCAACGATGAAACCTATCAATTCATTTACACCTCTGTCGAAGGCTATACGGACAAGCCCCTTATTGTTGGCTACAAAGTGAAATTTGAAGATGTGGCGGGTGCTCTGAAACGACTGGCCTGGGCGGGGTTTGCTGGTCTTGGCATTCTCATTGTCAGCTGCATAATCGCGATCCTTATCGGTCGTCGCATCGCAGGGTCAGTCCACACAATTTCAGAAGCCTCGCAGAAAATCTCCAAACTGAACTTCAATGAGGTTGGCACCCTGCCCCCAAGTCACCTGAAAGAACTTCATGAAGCAAGCGAAGCCTACAACACCATGCTCCGGGGACTCAGCTGGTTTGAAAACTATGTGCCGAAAAGCCTTGTCAGGAAGTTGATGGAGACAGGCGAGGCCCATTCAGAGACACGCTCTGTCACGGTTATGTTTACAGATATCTGTGAATTTACCCCTTTTGCAGAAAACATGTCCTCCGAAGATGTTGCCAGCCTGCTGAACCAGCATTTTGAATTGGTTACGGCCTGCATTGAAAAAGAAGGCGGCACCGTTGATAAATTTATTGGGGACGCCGTTATGGCTTTTTGGGGTGCACCAGAATATCAGGAAGATCATGCTGCCCGCGCATGCCGCGCGGCCCTTGCCATTACTGAAACAATTGAACGTGACAACGAAAAACGCCGACAAGAAGGGCGTGCGCCTGTGAAAATGCGAATTGGCATTCACACTGGTGATCTTGTTGTTGGGAATATCGGATCATCTGGCAGGTTGAATTACACCGTTGTTGGCGACACGGTGAATATCGCTCAACGGATTGAGCAACTGGGGAAAAGCATTCAAATCGATCCACAGCCGGACGTGCTAGCGCTGATTTCCACGACAACAGCAGATCAAGCAGGAGAGCATTTCCCATACCAAAGTGTCGGAGTTCACCGCGTCAAAGGGCGCAAAGAAGAAGTAGACGTCTGCCGTCTGCATCAGGCCGAAGCATCCCGGCCTAATGAAATGG